In Arthrobacter ramosus, one DNA window encodes the following:
- a CDS encoding slipin family protein gives MTADAITWLIVLIVLLVIWFSMAIHIVTQYERGVLLRLGRVQGLRTPGLVIIIPFVDRLRKVSLRIVTMPIQSQGIITRDNVSLDISAVAYFRVVDAIKSVLAIENVYSAIDQIAQTTLRKVVGQHTLDETLAETDVINANIRQILDGLTLEWGVEVTLVELKDIQLPDSMKRAMARQAEAEREKRAKIIAAEGESLAAAALGMASDTMMAHPLALQLRNLQSMVEIGVDKNTTVVFPAPLMSTIGELGAFLAREAAAAKAAQPPRTMTGRTMAAG, from the coding sequence ATGACAGCGGACGCCATCACCTGGCTTATTGTCTTGATTGTCCTGCTGGTCATCTGGTTTTCGATGGCCATCCACATTGTCACGCAGTATGAGCGCGGTGTCCTGCTAAGGCTGGGGAGGGTCCAGGGCCTCCGGACTCCGGGGCTTGTGATCATCATCCCGTTCGTCGACCGGCTGAGGAAAGTGTCCCTGCGGATCGTCACCATGCCCATCCAGTCCCAGGGCATCATCACGCGTGACAACGTCAGCCTGGACATTTCCGCCGTCGCCTATTTCCGGGTGGTGGACGCCATCAAGTCCGTCCTCGCCATCGAAAACGTCTACTCCGCGATTGACCAGATCGCGCAAACCACGCTGCGCAAGGTGGTAGGCCAGCACACGCTCGACGAAACGCTCGCAGAAACGGATGTCATCAATGCCAATATCCGTCAGATCCTGGATGGCCTGACCTTGGAATGGGGCGTCGAAGTGACCCTCGTGGAACTCAAGGACATCCAGCTGCCGGACAGCATGAAGCGCGCCATGGCCCGCCAAGCCGAGGCTGAGCGTGAGAAGCGCGCCAAGATCATCGCCGCCGAAGGCGAGTCCCTGGCCGCCGCCGCGCTGGGCATGGCCTCGGACACCATGATGGCCCACCCTTTGGCCCTGCAGCTGCGCAACCTGCAGTCCATGGTGGAGATCGGCGTGGACAAGAACACCACCGTCGTCTTCCCTGCGCCCTTGATGAGCACCATCGGCGAGCTCGGAGCATTCCTTGCCCGCGAAGCCGCCGCCGCGAAGGCCGCACAACCACCGAGGACCATGACGGGCCGGACTATGGCGGCAGGGTGA
- the hrpB gene encoding ATP-dependent helicase HrpB, with protein sequence MKSPLVPGNAALAYRPFDLDTIGAGLVFGESLGELAKALGAGGTAGTAVVQAPPGTGKTTLVPPLLANIALANIAAGAVTGKERPRVIVTQPRRVAARSAARRLAALDGSRLGDRVGYTVRGESQTGPGTIIEFATPGILLRRLLADPGLETASAVILDEVHERGLETDLLLGMLIEVRELREDLTLVAMSATLDAPRFAALIGSSGVGEGADGNHDGGGPAPVVDCPAALHPLKVDWAPAAGPRLDGRGVTRTFLDHVADTAAASYTDTLAADPDIDALVFVPGAWEVSYVASRLRARLAARLPDAEVLELHGQASPAEQDRAVSGREAGGSPRIVVSTALAESSLTVPGVRLVIDSGLSRELRRDANRGMSGLVTVSCSRASAEQRAGRAARQGPGRVVRCYEQKAFGAAPAHPAPEIAAADLTGAALVLACWGSPGGRGLALPDSPPQGAMDDAIEVLRELGAIDPDGLATDVGKTLARIPADPRLARALLDGAATVGHRAAAEAVALVAGDQRAQGADLTRLLATLRTGKDPAARRWAEDVRRMEAIARQERSAVGPSLTAPPSLSSPASAAGAVGFVVALAFPDRVARRVPGAGPERYLLTSGTRAGLPARSPLAGHEWLAVAEVSRAEGRDAAGTGAVIRSAAPLAADAAEAAASHLLRNTVEAEFKQGRVIARQERRMGAILLSSTPVRPSIDDGRVAVAHALAKEGLGTIGWSSPADALRRRLALLNRELGDPWPDVSEQALLARLDKWLAPELEALAGGAATSGIDLTEPLRRLLPWPEAARLGELVPEWLEVPSGSRVRIDYPDAADGGGRPVVAVKLQECFGWAETPRLVGGRVPVLFHLLSPARRPLAVTDDLSSFWSGPYAQVRAEMRGRYPKHPWPEDPWTAPATAKTKRKM encoded by the coding sequence GTGAAATCCCCACTCGTTCCCGGGAACGCCGCGCTCGCATACCGCCCTTTCGACCTGGACACGATTGGCGCGGGACTCGTCTTCGGAGAATCACTGGGGGAACTCGCCAAAGCCCTCGGTGCGGGAGGAACTGCAGGAACCGCGGTCGTGCAAGCGCCACCGGGGACCGGCAAGACCACGCTCGTGCCGCCCTTGCTTGCCAACATCGCGCTCGCCAACATCGCTGCCGGCGCCGTTACAGGGAAAGAGCGCCCCAGAGTGATCGTGACCCAACCACGACGGGTCGCCGCCCGCTCAGCCGCTCGGCGCCTCGCCGCCCTCGACGGCAGCCGGCTCGGCGATCGGGTCGGGTACACGGTCCGCGGAGAAAGCCAGACGGGTCCGGGGACCATCATTGAGTTCGCCACTCCGGGAATCCTCTTGCGCCGCCTGCTCGCGGATCCGGGGCTTGAGACCGCCAGCGCTGTGATCCTGGACGAGGTTCACGAACGCGGCCTGGAGACAGACCTGCTGCTCGGAATGCTCATCGAGGTCCGTGAGCTGCGGGAGGACCTCACCCTCGTTGCGATGTCTGCAACGCTGGACGCGCCACGGTTTGCCGCGCTGATTGGTAGTTCCGGCGTCGGGGAGGGTGCAGACGGAAACCACGACGGCGGCGGGCCGGCACCCGTCGTCGACTGTCCGGCCGCGCTGCATCCCTTGAAGGTGGACTGGGCGCCCGCGGCAGGTCCACGTTTGGACGGACGCGGCGTGACCCGCACCTTCCTGGACCATGTGGCGGACACGGCCGCGGCGTCGTACACGGACACGCTCGCAGCTGATCCGGACATCGACGCCCTGGTCTTCGTCCCGGGTGCATGGGAGGTCTCCTATGTCGCTTCCCGGCTGCGCGCCCGCCTCGCTGCGAGGCTACCGGACGCGGAGGTATTGGAGCTTCACGGCCAGGCAAGCCCGGCGGAACAAGACCGGGCGGTTTCCGGCCGTGAGGCCGGCGGATCTCCCCGGATTGTCGTCTCGACTGCCCTGGCCGAATCCTCCCTGACGGTGCCGGGAGTCCGGCTCGTCATCGACTCGGGGCTGTCCCGTGAGCTGCGGCGTGACGCCAACCGCGGCATGTCCGGCCTGGTCACGGTCTCGTGCTCCCGTGCCTCCGCCGAACAGCGCGCCGGACGCGCGGCACGCCAAGGACCCGGACGGGTGGTCCGCTGCTACGAGCAAAAAGCGTTCGGCGCCGCGCCGGCCCACCCCGCACCGGAAATTGCGGCCGCGGACCTGACGGGAGCCGCGCTGGTCCTGGCCTGTTGGGGATCACCGGGTGGCCGGGGGCTCGCACTTCCGGACTCCCCGCCCCAAGGCGCGATGGACGATGCCATTGAAGTGCTGCGGGAACTTGGTGCGATTGACCCCGACGGACTGGCCACGGACGTGGGAAAGACGCTGGCCAGGATCCCCGCCGATCCACGACTGGCCCGCGCACTGCTCGATGGTGCTGCCACAGTCGGGCACCGCGCTGCCGCGGAGGCGGTCGCCCTCGTGGCCGGCGATCAACGGGCTCAGGGGGCCGACCTGACGCGCCTCCTGGCCACACTCCGGACAGGCAAGGATCCCGCAGCCCGGCGTTGGGCTGAGGATGTCCGCCGCATGGAGGCGATCGCACGCCAGGAGCGATCCGCCGTCGGGCCTTCCCTGACTGCACCGCCAAGCCTGTCTTCCCCGGCGAGCGCGGCCGGGGCCGTGGGGTTCGTCGTCGCGCTCGCGTTCCCGGACCGTGTGGCGCGCCGCGTTCCGGGCGCCGGCCCTGAACGCTACCTGCTGACGTCCGGGACACGTGCCGGACTGCCGGCGCGCAGTCCACTCGCCGGCCACGAATGGCTCGCCGTGGCCGAAGTGTCCCGTGCGGAGGGCCGGGATGCGGCAGGGACCGGCGCCGTCATCCGTTCCGCTGCGCCCTTGGCAGCGGATGCGGCGGAAGCTGCCGCCAGCCACCTCCTGCGCAACACGGTGGAAGCCGAATTCAAACAAGGCCGCGTCATCGCCAGGCAGGAACGGCGTATGGGAGCGATCCTGCTCTCGTCGACGCCCGTGAGGCCCTCCATAGACGACGGGCGCGTTGCCGTAGCCCACGCGCTGGCGAAGGAGGGCTTGGGGACCATTGGATGGTCGTCGCCCGCGGATGCTCTGCGCCGGCGACTGGCTTTGCTGAACAGGGAACTGGGCGATCCATGGCCGGACGTCTCCGAGCAAGCGTTGCTGGCCCGGCTGGACAAGTGGCTGGCACCGGAGCTCGAAGCGCTCGCCGGAGGCGCTGCTACGAGCGGAATCGACCTGACCGAGCCGTTGCGGCGGCTTTTGCCGTGGCCGGAGGCGGCCCGTCTCGGTGAGCTGGTGCCGGAATGGCTTGAGGTGCCGAGCGGTTCGCGGGTTCGAATCGATTATCCGGACGCGGCGGACGGCGGCGGCCGGCCGGTGGTGGCAGTGAAGTTGCAGGAGTGCTTCGGCTGGGCCGAGACGCCCCGTTTGGTGGGCGGACGGGTGCCGGTGCTGTTCCACCTTCTTTCTCCGGCCAGGCGACCCCTGGCTGTGACAGATGACCTGTCTTCCTTTTGGTCCGGCCCCTATGCCCAGGTGCGTGCAGAAATGCGCGGCCGCTATCCGAAGCATCCCTGGCCCGAAGACCCGTGGACAGCGCCCGCCACGGCCAAGACCAAACGGAAGATGTGA
- a CDS encoding M50 family metallopeptidase, translating to MNMELRPADLANDWWQAVLRGFTTPEVPNLAAPVVLGILAAAVVLSIPRATWRWFGLYVTFVHELGHAFAALMTGRVVHGLRIGLDHSGQLLSSGRGKFGAAWSGFWGYPSPAVVGVALIWSVSAGRSGAAMSIGALVLLLALIFLRNFTGIFVALLSAAIAQLLVMFATASTVSHVVLGLGIALEVGAVRDWFKVASVHTRRRDQLASSDAYILARSTGVPSLLWLVAFASVIAASAAISVRLVWGMLS from the coding sequence ATGAACATGGAATTGCGTCCCGCTGACTTGGCCAACGACTGGTGGCAGGCCGTGCTGCGCGGATTCACCACGCCAGAGGTCCCGAACCTGGCGGCTCCGGTTGTGTTGGGCATCCTGGCTGCGGCCGTCGTGCTGAGTATCCCGCGGGCCACATGGCGTTGGTTTGGCCTCTACGTGACCTTCGTGCATGAACTGGGCCACGCGTTCGCCGCCCTCATGACGGGGCGGGTTGTCCACGGGCTCCGGATCGGGCTGGACCACTCCGGACAGCTCCTGAGCAGCGGGCGCGGCAAGTTCGGCGCAGCCTGGTCCGGTTTTTGGGGATATCCGAGTCCCGCGGTGGTAGGCGTGGCGCTCATCTGGTCCGTCTCGGCAGGGCGGTCGGGAGCGGCCATGTCCATCGGCGCGCTTGTATTGCTGCTCGCACTCATCTTTCTGCGGAACTTCACCGGAATCTTCGTCGCGCTCCTGAGCGCGGCGATTGCGCAGCTGCTTGTCATGTTCGCCACGGCCTCGACGGTCAGCCATGTGGTGCTGGGACTCGGCATAGCCCTCGAGGTGGGTGCCGTGCGGGATTGGTTCAAGGTGGCTTCGGTCCACACCCGCCGCCGGGATCAGCTCGCGTCGTCGGATGCCTACATCCTGGCCCGTTCCACCGGGGTGCCGTCCTTGCTGTGGCTGGTGGCTTTCGCCAGTGTCATTGCAGCAAGCGCGGCCATATCCGTTCGCCTGGTGTGGGGCATGCTCTCCTGA
- a CDS encoding elongation factor G-like protein EF-G2: MSVKGPGSATKGSNRTNPDLRRADPSSAPADRPGNIRNVVLIGRSGAGKTMLLESLLYAAGVVSRMGSIVDGTTVSDSEATAIHQQRSIGLSAAPLVFDDVKVNLLDTPGYADFMGELRAGLRAADAALFVVSAVDGVDVGTTALWGECERVGMPRAVVISRLDHPRANYDAVLAECRAAFGDSVLPLHLPVRNGDAVSGVLGLLSGSVSEYTSGEPRPAMRPATAAELAAAEVVRGELIEGIISESEDETLMDRYLGGEEVPIDTLVEDLETAIVRGTFFPVLASSSVTGVGTAELLEVLTRAFPSPIERSLPTVNDLGGTPVPPLTCDPDGPLLGEVVRTTVDPFLGRVCLVRVFSGTLREDSAVHVGGHGLAERGHPDHDSDERITHLYSPLGSSLRPVQFAVAGDICALAKVASAETGDTVSAREAPLLVETWDMPEPLMPVAIEAASHGDEDALSKSLAKVAAGDPTLRVERNSETHQLVLWCMGEAHSEAVLDRLREQGVKLQTVDVITPLRETFAAQAVGHGRYVKQSGGHGQYAICDIEVEPLERGGGFEFVDRIVGGVIPGTYVVSVEKGVRAQMSKGVRAGFPVVDIRVTLVGGKTHSVDSSDAAFQAAGALALREAAAASSIQLLEPISAVTVLVADEHVGAVMSDLSSRRGRVTGTTSVGGERTEISAEVPEQELLRYAIVLRGLTAGSGRFRREYLRHEPLPPGIAVASAKA; this comes from the coding sequence ATGTCGGTGAAAGGCCCAGGCAGTGCGACGAAGGGGTCGAACCGGACCAACCCCGATCTTCGACGCGCGGACCCTTCCTCGGCGCCGGCCGATCGGCCCGGGAATATCCGCAACGTCGTCCTGATTGGCCGCTCAGGAGCCGGAAAGACGATGCTGCTCGAATCGCTCCTCTACGCTGCCGGCGTCGTGTCCCGCATGGGTTCGATCGTGGATGGCACTACCGTGAGTGATTCGGAAGCGACGGCCATCCACCAGCAGCGGTCCATCGGACTATCTGCGGCGCCCCTGGTCTTCGACGACGTCAAAGTGAACCTTCTCGACACCCCGGGCTACGCCGATTTCATGGGAGAGTTGCGCGCGGGGCTGCGTGCTGCCGATGCGGCGCTGTTCGTGGTGTCGGCCGTTGACGGCGTCGACGTCGGAACCACCGCCCTTTGGGGTGAATGCGAGCGCGTCGGCATGCCCCGGGCCGTGGTAATCAGCCGGCTTGACCATCCGCGGGCGAACTACGACGCTGTCCTGGCCGAATGCCGGGCCGCCTTCGGCGATTCCGTCCTGCCCCTCCACTTGCCGGTCCGCAACGGTGACGCCGTCTCGGGCGTGCTCGGGCTGCTTTCGGGCTCGGTGTCGGAGTACACCTCCGGGGAGCCACGACCTGCGATGCGTCCCGCGACTGCGGCGGAACTGGCCGCCGCGGAGGTTGTCCGCGGGGAACTCATCGAGGGCATCATTTCCGAGAGCGAGGATGAGACCTTGATGGACCGGTACCTCGGCGGCGAGGAGGTCCCCATCGATACCCTCGTGGAGGATTTGGAGACCGCGATCGTCCGAGGGACGTTCTTTCCGGTGCTGGCAAGCTCCTCCGTGACCGGAGTCGGCACGGCCGAACTGCTGGAAGTGCTGACCCGGGCGTTTCCGTCTCCGATCGAGAGAAGTCTCCCGACGGTAAATGACCTGGGCGGGACGCCTGTCCCACCCTTGACATGCGATCCGGATGGCCCGCTCCTTGGCGAAGTAGTGCGGACTACCGTTGACCCGTTCCTGGGACGGGTGTGCCTTGTCCGGGTCTTCTCGGGGACGCTTCGCGAGGACTCCGCCGTGCACGTGGGAGGGCACGGCCTGGCCGAACGAGGCCACCCCGACCACGACAGCGACGAGCGGATCACCCATCTTTACTCTCCGTTGGGGTCCAGCCTTCGGCCGGTACAGTTCGCTGTGGCCGGGGACATTTGCGCGCTGGCGAAGGTGGCGAGCGCCGAGACGGGAGACACGGTTTCCGCGCGCGAGGCTCCATTGCTCGTGGAAACCTGGGACATGCCCGAGCCGCTGATGCCTGTCGCGATCGAAGCGGCTTCGCACGGCGATGAGGACGCGCTGTCCAAGAGCCTGGCCAAGGTCGCGGCGGGAGATCCGACCCTGAGGGTGGAGCGCAACTCCGAGACGCATCAGCTAGTCCTGTGGTGCATGGGCGAGGCGCACTCGGAGGCAGTCCTGGACCGCCTGCGCGAGCAGGGGGTGAAGCTCCAGACCGTGGACGTCATCACTCCGCTCCGGGAGACCTTCGCCGCCCAGGCCGTCGGCCACGGGCGCTATGTCAAGCAATCCGGCGGCCACGGACAGTACGCGATTTGCGATATCGAAGTGGAACCCCTTGAACGCGGGGGAGGCTTCGAATTCGTCGACAGGATTGTGGGCGGGGTCATCCCCGGCACGTATGTAGTGTCGGTCGAGAAGGGCGTCCGGGCCCAGATGAGCAAGGGGGTGCGGGCAGGGTTCCCGGTGGTCGACATCCGCGTGACACTGGTTGGCGGCAAGACACACAGCGTCGATTCATCGGACGCCGCTTTCCAGGCGGCCGGCGCGTTGGCCCTGCGCGAGGCCGCCGCGGCGAGCAGCATCCAACTCCTTGAACCGATTTCGGCCGTGACCGTCCTTGTGGCCGACGAGCATGTGGGCGCGGTCATGAGCGATCTGTCCTCCCGCCGCGGACGCGTCACTGGAACGACATCCGTGGGCGGAGAGCGCACTGAGATCAGTGCCGAAGTTCCCGAACAGGAACTGCTGCGGTACGCGATCGTGCTGCGGGGACTGACCGCGGGAAGCGGTCGATTCCGCCGGGAGTACTTGCGGCACGAGCCGCTGCCGCCCGGCATAGCCGTTGCCTCGGCGAAAGCCTGA
- a CDS encoding alpha/beta family hydrolase, whose protein sequence is MRSAESLVTIDVDGVPISGIYARPDKPVATLVLAHGAGAGMEHPFLGGLAHALNDDGVATLRFNFPYREAGKRFPDRPPAAIAAWRAVMEAAASRSEGEPLWAAGKSFGGRMASMAVAEGMSAAGLVYLGYPLHPPGKPEKLRDEHLYGLTLPMLFLQGTRDTFATPELLENVVARIGPTATIEWWDGGDHSFGRVGVKKSAADVGASLAAPVSAFLRKNR, encoded by the coding sequence ATGCGCAGCGCCGAATCCCTTGTCACGATCGACGTCGACGGCGTACCGATTTCCGGCATCTACGCCCGGCCCGATAAACCGGTTGCGACCCTCGTGCTTGCCCACGGAGCCGGGGCGGGCATGGAGCATCCGTTCCTGGGCGGTCTCGCGCACGCGTTGAACGACGACGGCGTCGCGACCTTGCGCTTCAACTTCCCCTACCGGGAAGCCGGCAAGAGGTTCCCCGACCGGCCGCCTGCCGCGATCGCGGCGTGGCGGGCCGTCATGGAGGCAGCGGCGTCCCGTTCAGAGGGCGAACCGCTGTGGGCAGCCGGCAAGTCCTTCGGCGGTCGCATGGCGTCGATGGCGGTTGCCGAAGGCATGTCCGCGGCCGGACTCGTCTACCTCGGCTACCCGCTGCACCCGCCGGGAAAACCGGAGAAGCTCCGCGATGAGCACCTCTACGGGCTCACGCTGCCCATGCTCTTCCTGCAGGGCACCCGGGACACCTTCGCGACGCCCGAGCTTCTCGAAAACGTGGTAGCCCGGATTGGACCCACCGCCACCATCGAGTGGTGGGACGGCGGCGACCATTCGTTTGGACGCGTGGGAGTCAAGAAGAGCGCGGCGGATGTGGGGGCCTCCTTGGCGGCCCCGGTGTCAGCATTCCTTCGAAAGAACCGCTGA
- a CDS encoding L-threonylcarbamoyladenylate synthase, whose amino-acid sequence MARFFDVHPQDPQPRAIAQVVNILQSGGLIAYPTDSCYALGAQIGNREALDRIRSIRQLDSKHHFTLVCKDFAQLGQFVMIDNDVFRSIKAVTPGSYTFILPATKEVPRRLLHPKKKTVGVRIPDHNFVQALLAELGEPLLSSTLLLPDEEEPLTQGWEIKERLDNLVEAVIDSGDTGAEPTTVVDFSSGTAEVVRRGTGDPSRFE is encoded by the coding sequence ATGGCAAGATTCTTCGATGTTCACCCCCAGGACCCCCAACCACGCGCAATTGCCCAGGTGGTGAATATCCTCCAGTCCGGCGGGCTCATCGCCTACCCCACCGATTCCTGCTACGCGCTCGGCGCGCAAATCGGCAACAGGGAAGCCCTTGACCGGATCCGCTCGATCCGGCAGCTCGACAGCAAGCACCATTTCACCTTGGTCTGCAAGGACTTCGCGCAGCTCGGGCAGTTCGTCATGATCGACAACGATGTCTTCCGAAGCATCAAGGCCGTCACGCCTGGAAGCTACACGTTCATCTTGCCTGCCACGAAGGAAGTGCCGCGCCGTCTCCTGCACCCCAAAAAGAAAACGGTAGGCGTGCGGATCCCGGACCATAATTTTGTCCAGGCCCTGCTCGCCGAACTGGGCGAACCGCTCCTTTCCAGCACCTTGCTGCTCCCCGACGAGGAGGAACCCTTGACCCAAGGCTGGGAAATCAAGGAACGCCTGGACAATCTGGTGGAAGCCGTCATCGACTCCGGAGACACCGGCGCAGAGCCCACTACCGTGGTGGACTTCTCAAGCGGCACAGCGGAAGTGGTCAGGCGCGGCACCGGCGATCCCTCGCGATTCGAGTGA
- a CDS encoding ABC transporter permease: MASELSVLFRRLRTWAMLLALAAIPILIAAAVKLSSHPVAPGRGPPFLDRITQNGLFVGVTAMVVSVPLFLPLTIGVVAGDTIAGEANLGTLRYLLVAPAGRVRLLLIKYAAAAAFCLAATLTVAAAGALAGVALFPVGPVTLLSGDTIGVGESVVRSLLIAAYIAVSLLGLSAIGLAISTFTDVPVGAMAATIVLSVVSQVADNLPQLEWLHPWLFSHYWLGFADLLRQPISWTSFGDNALLQAGYIVAAGALAYGKFTSKDVLS, from the coding sequence ATGGCCTCGGAGCTCTCGGTACTGTTCAGGCGGCTGCGGACATGGGCCATGCTCCTGGCGCTCGCCGCGATCCCCATCCTCATTGCCGCGGCGGTCAAGCTGAGCTCGCATCCCGTGGCGCCGGGTCGGGGTCCGCCCTTCCTGGACCGGATCACCCAAAACGGGCTTTTCGTCGGCGTGACCGCAATGGTTGTCTCCGTGCCCTTGTTCCTTCCTCTCACGATCGGAGTGGTGGCTGGCGACACGATCGCAGGTGAAGCGAACCTGGGGACGCTCAGGTACTTGCTCGTCGCGCCGGCGGGGCGCGTCCGCCTCTTGTTGATCAAATACGCTGCCGCCGCGGCGTTCTGCCTGGCAGCGACCCTTACCGTGGCCGCCGCCGGTGCGCTGGCCGGCGTCGCGCTCTTCCCGGTGGGCCCGGTCACGCTGCTGTCGGGCGACACCATCGGCGTCGGCGAATCCGTGGTGCGTTCCCTGCTTATTGCTGCATACATCGCGGTGTCTTTGTTGGGGCTGTCCGCTATCGGGCTGGCAATTTCCACGTTTACGGACGTACCGGTCGGAGCCATGGCCGCGACCATCGTGTTGTCCGTCGTGTCGCAAGTGGCCGACAACCTGCCGCAATTGGAGTGGCTGCACCCGTGGCTGTTCAGCCATTACTGGTTGGGCTTCGCCGACCTCTTGCGCCAACCCATCTCGTGGACGAGCTTCGGCGACAACGCCCTCCTGCAGGCGGGCTACATCGTGGCGGCCGGCGCGCTGGCTTATGGCAAATTCACGAGCAAGGATGTCCTGTCCTGA
- a CDS encoding ABC transporter ATP-binding protein, translated as MTEASAPAELAIETQGLSKRFGHRAAVDGVDLAVPRGSVFGFLGPNGSGKTTTIRLLLGLASATNGHIRVLGGEMPRQLATVLPNVGSLVEGPAFYPFLSGAANLRRLDSADLHASPRTRAARVDEALERVGLSHAAGKKVRAYSLGMKQRLGIAHALLRPRELLVLDEPTNGLDPQGTREVRSLVRSLAAGGTTVFVSSHLLAEVEQMCTHVGVMSVGKLVAQGTLHELRAAGKATIRLHTPDIDAAVRVLSRLGLKSELSAPPPGSYGPDGQSLVSTGPPGHDVAPEAIVAALVSDGVRVRGFGVENASLEERFVSLTGEGFDIAG; from the coding sequence ATGACGGAGGCATCCGCGCCAGCTGAATTGGCGATCGAGACGCAAGGCCTCAGCAAGCGCTTCGGGCACCGGGCCGCCGTCGACGGCGTCGATCTGGCAGTTCCCCGCGGTTCAGTCTTTGGCTTCCTCGGTCCAAATGGCTCCGGCAAGACCACGACCATCCGGCTACTGCTCGGCTTGGCTTCCGCCACGAACGGCCACATCCGGGTTCTTGGCGGCGAGATGCCGCGCCAACTGGCAACAGTCCTGCCCAACGTTGGCTCGCTGGTGGAAGGCCCCGCCTTCTACCCTTTCCTGTCCGGGGCAGCGAACCTTCGGCGATTGGACAGCGCCGATCTTCATGCCTCGCCGCGGACCCGGGCCGCACGGGTGGATGAAGCGCTCGAGAGGGTGGGGTTGTCCCATGCCGCAGGCAAGAAAGTCCGAGCCTATTCTCTCGGGATGAAACAGCGGCTCGGAATTGCGCATGCACTCCTGAGGCCGAGGGAACTGCTTGTCCTGGATGAACCCACCAACGGCCTCGATCCGCAAGGGACCCGGGAGGTGCGCAGCCTGGTGCGCTCGCTGGCGGCCGGGGGCACCACTGTGTTCGTTTCCAGCCATCTCCTCGCGGAAGTGGAGCAGATGTGCACCCACGTGGGAGTCATGAGCGTGGGCAAGCTCGTGGCGCAAGGAACCCTGCACGAACTGCGCGCCGCGGGAAAGGCTACGATCCGCCTCCACACGCCGGACATTGACGCCGCTGTCCGGGTCCTCTCCAGGCTGGGCCTGAAGTCGGAACTGTCTGCTCCGCCGCCCGGCTCGTACGGTCCCGATGGCCAGAGCCTCGTCAGTACCGGTCCACCGGGGCACGACGTGGCTCCCGAGGCGATCGTGGCGGCCCTCGTGTCCGACGGCGTCCGGGTGCGGGGCTTCGGCGTGGAGAACGCCAGCCTGGAGGAGCGCTTCGTCTCCCTTACCGGAGAGGGCTTCGACATTGCCGGCTGA
- a CDS encoding LolA family protein, which produces MTRLWLRWLPAALVPVALAAAALAGSYQAGAATSLPQKTAEEVIAMIGRADVKALSGTLQQSSELGLPQLPSVGPTATQGPASVIELLSGSHTARVYLDGPTKARFQVMDMLAERDVVRNGNDLWLYNSADNSAAHMTMPAEPARTAAPHATPTPGVTTPDVVAQHFLAAVGPTTDVTVGDGTTVAGHAAYQLVITPRSTTTLVDSVTIAVDSASGLPLGVDVRARGQAAAAFSLAFTELNLSAPDAALFSFTPPRGAAVEEKATPQLRALPGKTGQAPQAKAAAGRPTITGTGWDAVISLPAGTVPTDVRSAPLLAQLTQPVAGGRALTTSLVTVLMLDDGRVFAGMVPLERLQSAAATK; this is translated from the coding sequence ATGACTCGCCTCTGGTTGCGTTGGTTGCCGGCCGCGCTGGTTCCGGTAGCCCTTGCTGCGGCAGCCCTGGCTGGTTCCTACCAGGCAGGAGCTGCGACGAGCCTGCCGCAGAAAACGGCAGAGGAAGTCATCGCGATGATCGGCCGCGCCGACGTGAAGGCTTTGTCCGGAACCCTTCAACAAAGTTCCGAACTGGGACTCCCGCAGCTCCCCTCCGTCGGGCCAACTGCAACCCAGGGTCCGGCTTCAGTCATCGAGCTTCTGAGCGGTTCACACACGGCCCGGGTCTACCTGGACGGTCCCACCAAGGCCAGGTTCCAGGTGATGGACATGCTCGCCGAGCGCGACGTCGTCCGCAACGGCAACGATCTGTGGCTCTACAACTCGGCCGACAACAGTGCGGCGCACATGACGATGCCCGCTGAGCCGGCGCGCACAGCGGCCCCGCACGCGACACCGACTCCAGGGGTAACCACCCCTGACGTCGTCGCGCAGCACTTCCTCGCCGCCGTCGGGCCCACCACGGACGTGACAGTGGGTGACGGAACCACCGTGGCCGGCCACGCGGCCTACCAATTGGTGATCACGCCGCGCAGTACAACCACGCTCGTCGATTCCGTGACAATCGCCGTCGACTCCGCCTCGGGCCTGCCGCTCGGCGTCGATGTACGGGCACGGGGCCAGGCCGCAGCGGCCTTTTCGCTCGCATTCACTGAGCTGAACTTGTCGGCGCCCGACGCCGCCCTGTTCAGTTTCACTCCGCCCCGCGGTGCCGCCGTGGAAGAGAAGGCAACCCCGCAGCTGCGTGCCCTCCCCGGTAAGACCGGGCAGGCACCGCAAGCCAAGGCAGCAGCGGGCCGGCCAACCATCACAGGCACCGGCTGGGACGCAGTGATCAGCCTGCCCGCTGGCACGGTCCCCACGGATGTCCGTTCGGCTCCGTTGTTGGCCCAGCTCACCCAGCCGGTCGCTGGCGGCCGCGCGCTGACGACGAGCCTGGTAACCGTTTTGATGCTCGACGACGGCCGCGTCTTCGCGGGAATGGTGCCACTTGAGCGGTTGCAGTCCGCAGCCGCCACGAAATGA